A genomic segment from Polyangium mundeleinium encodes:
- a CDS encoding polysaccharide deacetylase family protein: MRLKPVRPTAKPSKRARLARAFDSLGILDRMLSLRAKLTTRSLMVLTYHRIADAAEVGELDPDVRETDARGLSEQIKVVKQHGALVSLPDVRRFLQGGPLPSNAVMLAFDDGYRDCHDVALPILKTAGATATFFVPTAYPDAGRIFWWDRIALLLGRCQKRTLALAYPYPIMLDLGHDPLGAKRLLLSLVKRTPGLDLARFFDELSRAADVTLDPAEERSIAARTIMGFRDVRALADAGMSVASHSHEHRVMATMTPEEALSDLHRSRRVLSDVLEQDVRTVAYPVGHQVQGPFVRVARDAGFDLGFTNATGVCMRDQADLLNIPRIAMGPELEGAMFKALLIARP, translated from the coding sequence ATGCGCCTCAAACCGGTGCGCCCGACGGCGAAGCCTTCCAAGCGTGCGCGGCTCGCGCGCGCGTTCGACTCCCTGGGGATCCTGGATCGGATGCTCTCGCTGCGGGCGAAGCTCACGACGCGATCCCTCATGGTGCTCACGTACCACCGGATCGCCGACGCCGCGGAGGTGGGAGAGCTCGACCCCGACGTGCGCGAGACCGACGCGCGTGGGCTCTCCGAGCAGATCAAGGTGGTGAAGCAACACGGCGCGCTCGTGTCGTTGCCCGACGTGCGGCGCTTCCTCCAGGGCGGGCCGCTGCCCTCGAACGCGGTGATGCTGGCGTTCGACGACGGCTATCGCGATTGCCACGACGTCGCCCTGCCCATCCTGAAAACAGCCGGCGCGACCGCGACGTTCTTCGTGCCCACGGCCTACCCCGACGCGGGGCGGATCTTCTGGTGGGATCGCATCGCGCTGCTCCTCGGGCGCTGCCAGAAGCGCACGCTCGCGCTCGCATATCCGTACCCGATCATGCTCGACCTCGGGCACGATCCCCTCGGCGCCAAGCGCCTCCTGCTCAGCCTCGTCAAGCGCACGCCGGGGCTCGATCTCGCGCGCTTCTTCGACGAGCTCTCGCGCGCCGCAGACGTCACGCTCGACCCCGCGGAGGAGCGCTCGATCGCGGCGCGTACCATCATGGGCTTCCGCGATGTCCGGGCGCTCGCGGACGCGGGGATGAGCGTCGCCTCGCATTCCCACGAGCACCGCGTGATGGCCACGATGACGCCCGAAGAGGCGCTCTCCGATCTCCATCGATCCCGCCGCGTGCTCTCCGACGTGCTCGAGCAGGACGTGCGCACCGTGGCCTATCCCGTCGGGCACCAGGTCCAGGGGCCCTTCGTGCGGGTCGCTCGCGACGCAGGCTTCGACCTCGGCTTCACGAATGCGACGGGCGTCTGTATGCGCGACCAAGCGGACTTGCTCAACATCCCTCGCATCGCGATGGGCCCTGAGCTCGAAGGCGCGATGTTCAAAGCGCTGCTGATCGCGAGGCCCTAG
- a CDS encoding HupE/UreJ family protein, protein MRPRALFAALLTLFGVLLVLLPRVASAHQVGLSRGEYKVDGATITAEFVFARREVLSLVRSMDEDGDGAISPTEIQHAREALGRAVVDRVSVRAGEGACPGMLDDAFLVEEDGFSLRAVYRCPASPRAVRVRLDVLDELPYGHRHIARADAGAGPTEHVLFGANRELGIAGLPGGGGEAPAAPKAEAKNEGFFGFFRMGIEHILFGYDHLVFLFGLVLVGGRLRALLLVVTAFTVAHSITLGLAVLGIWAPSGRIVEPIIALSVAYVGVENQLVKDAEKRWRITFPFGLVHGFGFAGALGEITLPRPQIPSALLAFNLGVEAGQLAVLALVLPLLVVAQKRKWLEKRGVKILSLGIAALGLVWFVLRIVDAEG, encoded by the coding sequence GTGCGGCCTCGCGCCCTGTTCGCCGCGCTGCTCACGCTCTTCGGCGTGCTCCTCGTGCTCCTGCCGCGGGTCGCCTCGGCCCATCAGGTGGGGTTGTCCCGGGGCGAATACAAGGTCGATGGCGCGACGATCACCGCGGAGTTCGTCTTCGCACGGCGCGAGGTGCTCTCGCTCGTCCGGAGCATGGACGAGGACGGCGACGGCGCGATTTCACCGACGGAGATCCAGCACGCCCGCGAGGCGCTCGGCCGCGCGGTGGTCGATCGCGTCTCCGTGCGCGCCGGCGAGGGGGCTTGTCCGGGGATGCTCGACGACGCGTTCCTCGTGGAAGAGGACGGGTTTTCCCTGCGCGCCGTCTACCGCTGCCCCGCGTCTCCCCGGGCCGTGCGCGTGCGCCTCGACGTGCTCGACGAGCTCCCCTACGGCCACCGCCACATCGCGCGCGCGGACGCGGGCGCCGGGCCCACAGAGCACGTGCTCTTCGGCGCGAACCGCGAGCTCGGGATCGCGGGCTTGCCCGGCGGTGGCGGCGAGGCCCCGGCGGCGCCGAAGGCCGAGGCGAAAAACGAAGGCTTCTTCGGCTTTTTTCGGATGGGCATCGAGCACATCCTGTTCGGCTACGACCACCTCGTCTTCCTCTTCGGCCTCGTGCTCGTCGGCGGTCGCCTGCGCGCGCTCCTCCTCGTCGTCACGGCGTTCACGGTGGCGCATTCGATCACGCTCGGGCTCGCCGTGCTCGGGATCTGGGCGCCGAGCGGGCGGATCGTCGAGCCGATCATCGCGCTCTCCGTCGCGTACGTCGGTGTCGAGAACCAGCTCGTGAAGGACGCCGAGAAGCGCTGGCGCATCACATTCCCGTTTGGCCTCGTGCACGGTTTCGGGTTCGCGGGCGCGCTCGGCGAAATCACGCTCCCCAGGCCGCAGATCCCGAGCGCGCTCCTCGCGTTCAACCTGGGCGTCGAGGCCGGGCAGCTCGCGGTGCTCGCCCTCGTGCTCCCGCTGCTCGTCGTGGCGCAGAAGCGCAAATGGCTGGAGAAGCGAGGCGTGAAGATCCTGAGCCTCGGCATTGCCGCGCTCGGGCTCGTGTGGTTCGTCCTGCGAATCGTGGACGCGGAGGGCTGA
- a CDS encoding tetratricopeptide repeat protein: MPPSERISRTPSRWALAALLVLVIPACNKAAQETPPAPIASAAAAPSASVSPPAQDEATRTTRALALQKPNGSSTVDKEIEILVRRIEKTPEPIDPWILLGRAWVRKARYEGDPGYYLNAGAVADLVLGREPKNRPARNLRAAVLLESHAFVEAKDLADQILAEDADDLLALGTKADAALELGAFDEALSSAQQLMDLKPSLPAYGRAGLLRWLQGDPAAAKKNYRAAMDASDPRDPEPFAWVLVEAAKVFWHEGDVDGADKGFDRALSAVADYPPALVGKARVALAKGDAKRAAELAARALAKSPLCETAWLLGDARRAAGDEKGAEEAYQRVAAIGRATDKRTLAAFLAAKNKDPDEALALIREEMKARKGIHTTDVLAWALYRKGDFAAARKESDAARAHGTREPVLLFHAGAIRIAQGEKKEGEKLVREALAMNPHFEPNAVAEANKLLGEGG, translated from the coding sequence GTGCCCCCGAGCGAGCGTATCTCCCGAACCCCGAGCCGGTGGGCCCTCGCCGCCCTGCTCGTCCTCGTGATCCCGGCCTGCAACAAGGCCGCGCAGGAAACACCACCCGCGCCGATCGCGTCGGCGGCCGCTGCTCCGTCGGCGTCCGTGTCGCCGCCCGCGCAGGACGAAGCCACGCGGACGACACGCGCGCTCGCCCTGCAAAAACCGAACGGATCGAGCACGGTCGACAAGGAGATCGAGATCCTCGTGCGGCGCATCGAGAAGACGCCCGAGCCGATCGATCCGTGGATCCTGCTCGGGCGCGCGTGGGTCCGGAAGGCGCGGTACGAGGGGGATCCGGGCTACTACTTGAACGCGGGGGCCGTCGCGGATCTCGTGCTCGGCCGCGAGCCGAAGAACCGGCCGGCGCGGAACCTGCGCGCGGCGGTGCTGCTGGAGAGCCACGCGTTCGTCGAGGCGAAGGACCTCGCCGATCAGATCCTCGCCGAGGATGCGGACGATCTGCTCGCGCTCGGCACGAAGGCCGACGCGGCGCTCGAGCTCGGCGCGTTCGACGAGGCGCTTTCGAGCGCGCAGCAGCTCATGGATCTCAAGCCGAGCCTGCCGGCGTACGGGCGCGCAGGCCTCTTGCGCTGGCTGCAAGGAGATCCCGCGGCCGCGAAGAAGAACTACCGCGCGGCGATGGACGCGAGCGACCCGCGTGATCCCGAGCCGTTCGCGTGGGTGCTCGTGGAGGCGGCAAAAGTCTTCTGGCACGAGGGCGACGTCGACGGCGCCGACAAGGGCTTCGATCGCGCGCTCAGCGCCGTCGCGGACTATCCGCCTGCGCTCGTGGGCAAGGCGCGCGTGGCGCTCGCGAAGGGCGATGCGAAGCGCGCCGCCGAGCTCGCCGCGCGCGCGCTCGCGAAGAGCCCGCTCTGCGAGACGGCGTGGCTGCTCGGCGATGCGCGGAGGGCCGCGGGCGACGAGAAGGGCGCGGAGGAGGCGTACCAACGCGTCGCGGCGATCGGCCGCGCGACGGACAAGCGCACGCTCGCGGCGTTCCTCGCGGCGAAGAACAAGGATCCCGACGAGGCGCTCGCGCTCATTCGCGAGGAGATGAAGGCGCGCAAAGGCATCCACACGACCGACGTCCTCGCGTGGGCGCTCTATCGAAAGGGCGATTTCGCCGCCGCGCGCAAGGAGAGCGACGCGGCCCGCGCGCACGGCACGCGCGAGCCCGTGCTGCTGTTTCACGCGGGCGCGATCCGCATCGCGCAGGGTGAGAAAAAAGAGGGCGAGAAGCTCGTCCGCGAGGCGCTCGCCATGAACCCGCACTTCGAGCCGAACGCCGTGGCCGAGGCGAACAAGCTCCTCGGCGAGGGAGGCTAG
- a CDS encoding DUF4331 domain-containing protein, whose translation MMKRMTWTSAALAALTILGTAGTAMASSHAEAPGIGEDPRADNTDLYAWVEGGNLVILANYIPLEEPAAGPNFHKFSDDVLYEIHIARGPNSLNDALTYQIRFKSTAYPYVDPANLAAPVGGGKEFFSQLSGATQTYSVTKLVDGKNPTVVVNDAPVAPPNVGPRTNELAYQIPPGKTYEQYFVDESGTSVVRNLNGGEGRVFAGPRDDGFGVDLGAIFDLAGLETVLGGTPYDNVSGYNVHTIALEIPLSVANGGTAVVPGTANDNQTIGVWASASRRKTRILRKKESADGFGPWVQVSRLGLPLINEAVIGIQDKDKYNRTHPKDDVANFGAYILNPVIVRDAEFAGFYNAGGPLAACPGGPAALKTNRTDVIDVISLNGMFGHNITAIGDVLRVDLGLPSAFPNGRKVNKGTNKEEDVTDVELSLLLCKLAANVPDGVDTNDATFKSAFPYLAPPWEGSTRGKGE comes from the coding sequence ATGATGAAGCGAATGACGTGGACGAGCGCTGCCCTCGCGGCACTCACGATTCTCGGGACGGCGGGCACGGCGATGGCTTCGAGCCACGCCGAGGCGCCGGGCATCGGCGAGGACCCTCGCGCCGACAACACCGATCTGTATGCCTGGGTCGAGGGCGGGAACCTCGTGATCCTGGCGAACTACATCCCCCTCGAAGAGCCCGCGGCCGGCCCGAACTTCCACAAGTTCTCGGACGACGTGCTCTACGAGATCCACATCGCGCGTGGCCCGAACAGCCTCAATGACGCGCTGACCTACCAGATCCGCTTCAAGTCGACGGCGTACCCCTATGTCGATCCGGCGAACCTGGCGGCCCCCGTCGGCGGCGGCAAGGAGTTCTTCTCCCAGCTCTCCGGCGCGACGCAGACGTATTCGGTGACGAAGCTCGTCGACGGGAAAAACCCGACGGTCGTCGTGAACGACGCGCCGGTCGCCCCGCCGAACGTCGGTCCGCGGACGAACGAGCTCGCCTATCAGATTCCGCCGGGCAAGACGTACGAGCAGTACTTCGTGGACGAGAGCGGGACGTCCGTCGTGCGGAACCTCAATGGCGGCGAGGGCCGCGTTTTCGCGGGCCCGCGCGACGACGGCTTCGGCGTGGACCTCGGCGCGATCTTCGATCTCGCCGGCCTCGAGACCGTGCTCGGCGGCACGCCCTACGACAACGTGTCGGGCTACAACGTGCACACGATCGCCCTGGAAATCCCGCTCTCGGTGGCGAACGGCGGCACGGCCGTCGTCCCCGGCACGGCGAACGACAACCAGACGATCGGCGTATGGGCCTCGGCGAGCCGCCGCAAGACCCGCATTCTGCGCAAGAAGGAATCGGCGGACGGCTTTGGCCCGTGGGTCCAGGTCTCGCGCCTCGGCCTGCCGCTCATCAACGAGGCGGTGATCGGCATTCAGGACAAGGACAAGTACAACCGGACGCACCCGAAGGACGACGTGGCGAACTTCGGCGCGTACATCCTGAACCCGGTCATCGTGCGCGACGCCGAGTTCGCGGGCTTTTACAATGCCGGCGGCCCGCTCGCGGCCTGCCCGGGAGGGCCGGCGGCCCTCAAGACCAACCGCACGGATGTCATCGACGTCATCAGCCTGAACGGCATGTTCGGGCACAACATCACGGCGATCGGCGACGTGCTGCGCGTCGATCTCGGCCTTCCCTCGGCGTTCCCGAACGGCCGCAAGGTCAACAAGGGGACGAACAAGGAAGAGGACGTGACCGACGTCGAGCTGAGCCTGCTGCTCTGCAAGCTCGCGGCGAACGTGCCCGACGGCGTGGACACGAACGACGCGACGTTCAAGAGCGCGTTCCCGTACCTCGCGCCGCCCTGGGAGGGGTCGACGCGCGGAAAGGGCGAGTGA
- the kbl gene encoding glycine C-acetyltransferase, with translation MFDVAKSIYAQTLSEIRSAGLYKDERVITTPQGASIRTSGGPSGAAPREVLNFCANNYLGLSSHPAVIEAAKHAIDTHGFGLSSVRFICGTQDLHKQLEGTISRFFGTDDTILYSSCFDANGGLFETLLGEEDAIISDALNHASIIDGIRLCKAERHRYANSDMAALEEALRKTQDKRIRMIATDGVFSMDGYLAKLDVICDLADKYRAMVMVDDSHATGFIGPTGRGTPEECGVLHRIDVMTSTLGKALGGASGGFTTGRREIIDLLRQRSRPYLFSNTVAPPIAGASIAVFALLEREPGLRERLMSNARRFREGMTEAGFTIKPGIHPIAPIMLGDARLATDMAAAMLEEGIYVIGFSYPVVPKGEARIRVQLSAAHTPEHVEQAIEAFARVGKKLGVVG, from the coding sequence ATGTTCGACGTCGCGAAGTCCATCTACGCCCAAACCCTCAGCGAGATACGCTCGGCCGGCCTCTACAAGGACGAGCGCGTCATCACCACGCCGCAGGGCGCGAGCATCCGCACGAGCGGCGGCCCCTCGGGCGCCGCGCCGCGCGAGGTCCTGAACTTCTGCGCCAACAACTACCTCGGCCTCTCCTCGCACCCCGCGGTAATCGAGGCGGCCAAGCACGCCATCGACACGCACGGCTTCGGCCTCTCCAGCGTCCGCTTCATCTGCGGCACGCAGGACCTGCACAAGCAGCTCGAAGGCACCATCAGCCGCTTCTTCGGCACCGATGACACGATCCTCTACTCGTCGTGCTTCGACGCGAACGGCGGCCTCTTCGAGACGCTGCTCGGCGAGGAAGACGCGATCATCTCGGACGCGCTGAACCACGCCTCGATCATCGACGGCATCCGCCTCTGCAAGGCCGAGCGCCACCGCTACGCGAACAGCGACATGGCCGCGCTCGAGGAGGCGCTGCGCAAGACGCAGGACAAACGCATCCGCATGATCGCGACCGACGGCGTCTTCTCGATGGACGGCTACCTCGCGAAGCTCGACGTGATCTGCGATCTCGCGGACAAGTACCGCGCGATGGTGATGGTCGACGACTCGCACGCGACGGGCTTCATCGGGCCGACGGGCCGCGGCACGCCCGAGGAGTGTGGCGTCCTGCACCGCATCGACGTGATGACCTCCACGCTCGGCAAGGCCCTCGGCGGCGCGAGCGGCGGCTTCACCACGGGCCGGCGCGAGATCATCGATCTGCTCCGCCAGCGCTCGCGCCCGTACCTGTTCTCGAACACCGTCGCGCCGCCGATCGCGGGCGCCTCGATCGCGGTCTTCGCGCTGCTCGAACGAGAGCCCGGGCTGCGCGAGCGGCTGATGTCGAACGCGCGCCGCTTCCGCGAGGGCATGACGGAGGCGGGCTTCACCATCAAGCCGGGCATCCACCCGATCGCGCCGATCATGCTGGGTGACGCGCGCCTCGCCACGGACATGGCCGCCGCGATGCTGGAGGAAGGGATTTACGTGATCGGCTTCTCGTACCCGGTGGTGCCGAAGGGCGAGGCCCGCATCCGCGTGCAGCTCAGCGCCGCGCACACGCCCGAGCACGTGGAGCAGGCGATCGAGGCGTTTGCCCGCGTGGGCAAGAAGCTCGGGGTCGTGGGCTGA
- a CDS encoding zinc-binding dehydrogenase codes for MSFEEAHNVSDAMQALTYDRETDPWENSTGLRKTEVERPRIDETSDYHDRSQVLIKPIMTGFCGSDRGIWFRSAFKDMIFKSLERDKKSSRVIGHELLGRVVEIGTDARRQYGLEVGDVVTTESHIPCGVCYQCRIGDTHVCADDKIIGISEDGCFAELVKLPAKNLWRTDITKIRPEVAAIQEPFGNAVHACTKVNLRGKRVAIVGCGTIGLFAVAVARAMGANYIIGVEPMESHAEMARRLGADVVLRPQLQNGSKDKPHKSDPELTERIRKLTDGVGVDVALEMSGVNSSVNNAIHAVRRGGDVILFGLKSGDAVIENFDRLIVDGISLHSVIGRRIFETWHITRHLLESRDPNIHDLIWEVILKRGEGTMFDFRDYDAGDFQKAITTYPKVVIRY; via the coding sequence GTGTCTTTCGAGGAGGCGCACAACGTGAGCGACGCGATGCAGGCCCTGACGTACGACCGCGAGACCGATCCGTGGGAAAACTCCACGGGCCTGCGCAAGACCGAGGTCGAGAGGCCGCGCATCGATGAGACGAGCGACTACCACGACCGGTCGCAGGTGCTCATCAAGCCCATCATGACCGGCTTCTGCGGCTCGGACCGCGGCATCTGGTTCCGCTCGGCCTTCAAGGACATGATCTTCAAGTCGCTCGAGCGCGACAAGAAGTCGTCGCGCGTGATCGGGCACGAGCTGCTCGGCCGCGTGGTGGAGATCGGCACGGACGCGAGGCGGCAATACGGGCTCGAAGTGGGCGACGTGGTGACGACGGAGAGCCACATCCCCTGCGGCGTTTGCTACCAGTGCCGCATCGGCGACACGCACGTCTGCGCCGACGACAAGATCATCGGCATCAGCGAGGACGGCTGCTTCGCCGAGCTCGTGAAGCTGCCGGCGAAGAACCTGTGGCGGACGGACATCACGAAGATCCGGCCGGAGGTCGCGGCGATCCAGGAGCCGTTCGGCAACGCGGTGCACGCGTGCACGAAGGTCAACCTGCGCGGCAAGCGCGTGGCCATCGTCGGATGCGGGACGATCGGCCTCTTCGCGGTGGCGGTCGCGCGGGCGATGGGCGCGAACTACATCATCGGCGTCGAGCCGATGGAGAGCCACGCGGAGATGGCGCGGCGGCTCGGCGCGGACGTGGTGCTCCGGCCGCAGTTGCAGAACGGTTCGAAGGACAAGCCGCACAAGAGCGATCCGGAGCTGACGGAGCGCATCCGCAAGCTGACGGACGGCGTCGGTGTGGACGTGGCCCTCGAAATGAGCGGCGTGAACTCCAGCGTGAACAACGCGATCCACGCGGTTCGTCGCGGCGGCGACGTGATCCTGTTCGGCTTGAAGAGCGGCGACGCGGTGATCGAGAACTTCGATCGGCTGATCGTCGACGGCATCAGCCTGCACAGCGTGATTGGCCGCCGGATCTTCGAGACCTGGCACATCACGCGGCATCTCTTGGAGTCGCGTGATCCGAACATCCACGACCTCATCTGGGAGGTCATCCTCAAGCGCGGCGAGGGGACGATGTTCGACTTCCGCGACTACGACGCGGGGGACTTCCAGAAGGCGATCACGACCTATCCGAAGGTCGTCATCCGCTACTGA
- the lepB gene encoding signal peptidase I, with protein sequence MATTPDERSPESSPALAKEGGATEGSDPSPSHRPNTGSAGPTWLRGVFYAIWIVTLPFVLAILAVWLLTPAPGDVSAGGLRVFVAEQQIPAGIVLFTIFAMLAWHYRYELPLSGAIGVGRKDIPPQARARFEEAQALVDEARRILKQNAREVTKGLRSAERERLDEAISGLEKVMLAEKFDLAEFDTAHARADRAVGEHLSRWRKGEMREYAESIGVAVAVALILRAFVIEAFKIPSGSMIPSLMIGDHIFVNKLTYGPLIPWTEKRLFSSLPPTRGDVMVFKFPENKEQDFIKRVIAAPGDTLEAINGRPIINGWLVPHCYVGRYGHDGWLYVEFLEDKSYFTLFAHDDMHPNGPDEPVCKGQEDCGIGQSCKAGICGHHQGPFKVNANEVWVMGDNRYNSHDSRSWRGGMGAGVPFENIKGRAMFVWMSFAPGGGIAQDRLFVNVMGRPKLPGGLDVSLQSGLDKCMRERPPVSQTTPPPGRKLR encoded by the coding sequence TTGGCAACCACGCCGGATGAACGGTCTCCCGAGAGCTCGCCCGCCCTCGCCAAAGAAGGCGGCGCGACGGAGGGATCCGACCCGTCCCCCTCACACCGGCCGAACACGGGCAGCGCCGGACCGACCTGGCTCCGCGGAGTTTTCTACGCGATCTGGATCGTCACGCTCCCGTTTGTCCTGGCCATTCTCGCCGTCTGGCTCCTGACCCCGGCGCCCGGTGACGTCTCGGCCGGAGGCCTGCGCGTCTTCGTCGCGGAGCAGCAGATTCCAGCGGGCATCGTGCTCTTCACGATCTTCGCGATGCTCGCGTGGCACTACCGCTACGAGCTCCCGCTCTCGGGCGCGATCGGCGTCGGACGCAAGGACATCCCGCCGCAAGCGCGGGCGCGGTTCGAGGAGGCGCAGGCGCTCGTCGACGAGGCGCGGCGTATCCTCAAGCAGAACGCGCGCGAGGTGACCAAGGGGCTCCGGAGCGCCGAGCGCGAGCGCCTCGACGAGGCCATCAGCGGCCTCGAAAAGGTGATGCTCGCCGAGAAGTTCGACCTCGCGGAGTTCGACACGGCGCACGCGCGGGCCGACCGCGCGGTCGGCGAGCACCTGTCGCGCTGGCGCAAGGGCGAGATGCGCGAGTACGCCGAGTCGATCGGCGTGGCGGTGGCGGTCGCGCTCATCTTGCGGGCGTTCGTGATCGAGGCCTTCAAGATCCCGAGCGGCTCGATGATCCCGAGCCTGATGATCGGCGATCACATCTTCGTGAACAAATTGACCTACGGCCCGCTGATCCCGTGGACGGAGAAGCGGCTCTTCTCGAGCCTGCCGCCCACGCGCGGGGACGTGATGGTCTTCAAGTTCCCGGAGAACAAGGAGCAAGACTTCATCAAGCGGGTGATCGCGGCCCCCGGCGACACGCTGGAGGCGATCAACGGCCGCCCGATCATCAACGGCTGGCTCGTGCCGCACTGCTACGTGGGGCGGTACGGGCACGACGGCTGGCTCTACGTGGAGTTCTTGGAGGACAAGTCGTACTTCACGTTGTTCGCGCACGACGACATGCACCCGAACGGTCCGGACGAGCCCGTGTGCAAGGGGCAAGAGGACTGCGGGATCGGGCAGTCGTGCAAGGCGGGAATCTGCGGCCATCACCAGGGCCCGTTCAAGGTCAACGCGAACGAGGTGTGGGTGATGGGCGACAACCGCTACAACAGCCACGACTCGCGGAGCTGGCGCGGCGGGATGGGCGCGGGCGTGCCCTTCGAGAACATCAAGGGCCGCGCGATGTTCGTATGGATGAGCTTCGCGCCGGGCGGCGGTATCGCGCAGGACAGGCTCTTCGTGAACGTGATGGGCCGTCCGAAGCTCCCTGGCGGGCTCGACGTTTCGCTGCAATCGGGCCTCGACAAGTGCATGCGCGAGCGCCCGCCCGTCTCGCAAACGACGCCGCCGCCTGGTCGCAAGCTGCGTTGA
- a CDS encoding NAD(P)H-dependent glycerol-3-phosphate dehydrogenase, producing the protein MSKVAVLGAGAWGTALAKVLADKQNPTFLWSHSADLALLINERRVNERYLPSAPLPPTLRATGDIEQALSGAELVVLVVPSHAMREVVAIARPYIPQRALICSATKGIENDSLMLMSEVLVDVLGRDVEPRLSYLSGPSFAKEVAAGQPTAVVVAGKSNDETVAVQHAFATERLRVYQSDDVVGVEVGGALKNVVAIAAGAVDGLGFGHNARAGVITRGLAEIARIAMVKGGSPLTLAGLSGLGDLVLTCTGELSRNRTVGYEMGRGRTLDDVLSHLGHVAEGVKTAKSAYDLGVKLDVDLPITTEVYRVLYEQKTPLQAVVDLMNRSLRKE; encoded by the coding sequence ATGTCGAAGGTGGCAGTCCTTGGCGCGGGGGCGTGGGGCACGGCGCTCGCGAAGGTCCTCGCAGACAAACAGAACCCGACGTTCCTCTGGTCGCACAGCGCCGATCTCGCGCTCTTGATCAACGAGCGGCGCGTGAACGAGCGGTACCTGCCCTCGGCCCCGCTGCCGCCGACGCTGCGCGCGACCGGCGACATCGAACAGGCGCTCTCCGGCGCCGAGCTCGTCGTGCTCGTCGTGCCCTCGCACGCGATGCGCGAGGTCGTGGCGATCGCGCGACCGTACATCCCGCAGCGCGCGCTCATCTGCAGCGCGACGAAGGGCATCGAGAACGACTCGCTCATGCTGATGAGCGAGGTCCTCGTCGACGTGCTCGGGCGTGATGTCGAGCCGCGGCTCTCGTATTTGTCGGGGCCGAGCTTCGCGAAGGAGGTCGCCGCGGGGCAGCCGACGGCCGTCGTCGTCGCGGGCAAGAGCAACGACGAGACCGTGGCCGTGCAGCACGCGTTCGCCACGGAGCGGCTGCGCGTCTACCAGTCCGACGATGTCGTCGGCGTGGAGGTCGGCGGGGCGCTGAAAAACGTCGTCGCCATCGCGGCGGGCGCGGTCGACGGGCTCGGCTTCGGGCACAACGCGCGGGCCGGCGTCATCACGCGTGGGCTCGCGGAGATCGCCCGGATCGCCATGGTCAAGGGCGGCAGCCCCCTCACGCTCGCGGGCCTCTCCGGGCTCGGCGACCTCGTGCTCACGTGCACCGGCGAGCTCTCGCGCAACCGGACCGTCGGCTACGAGATGGGGCGCGGGCGCACGCTCGACGACGTCCTTTCGCACCTCGGCCACGTCGCCGAGGGCGTCAAGACCGCGAAGAGCGCCTACGATCTCGGGGTGAAGCTCGACGTGGACCTGCCCATCACGACCGAGGTCTACCGCGTGCTCTACGAGCAAAAGACCCCGCTCCAGGCGGTCGTGGACCTCATGAACCGGTCGCTGCGCAAGGAATGA